A single genomic interval of Cellulosilyticum sp. I15G10I2 harbors:
- a CDS encoding response regulator transcription factor translates to MYRLVIVDDEEKILDGISELFPWNNIGFKVVARFTDAIGALAYVEKNAVDVVMTDISMPVMNGIDLTKELMRFPKIKVVLFSSYKDYEYMRAAIHFGISDYLLKPIRYDELIACFEKIKIKLDEVNQVIHDEPQTYYKEIIKRVNKYLSNNYQKASLEGAAEIVGLSPNYLSKIYKEKSGYGFLEKLNKIRMEKACELLMDPSYKSYEIAFYVGYDNPKNFSRAFKTYFNISPMEYRNGQGKEKK, encoded by the coding sequence GTGTATCGATTAGTTATTGTAGACGATGAAGAGAAAATTTTAGATGGAATCTCAGAATTATTTCCATGGAATAATATTGGGTTTAAAGTAGTTGCACGATTTACAGATGCTATTGGCGCATTAGCTTATGTGGAAAAGAACGCAGTAGATGTAGTCATGACGGACATTTCAATGCCCGTCATGAACGGTATTGACCTGACTAAAGAGCTTATGAGATTTCCAAAAATTAAAGTTGTTTTATTCAGCAGTTATAAGGACTATGAATATATGCGGGCTGCTATTCACTTTGGAATCAGTGACTATTTGTTAAAACCCATTCGCTATGATGAACTTATAGCTTGTTTTGAAAAAATAAAAATAAAATTAGACGAGGTAAACCAAGTTATACATGATGAACCTCAAACTTATTATAAAGAGATTATTAAACGTGTCAATAAATACCTTTCAAACAATTATCAAAAAGCCTCATTGGAAGGCGCGGCAGAGATAGTTGGGTTAAGCCCCAACTATCTGTCAAAGATCTATAAGGAAAAATCAGGGTATGGGTTTTTAGAAAAGCTCAATAAAATAAGAATGGAAAAAGCGTGCGAACTTTTGATGGATCCTAGCTATAAGAGTTATGAAATAGCCTTCTATGTGGGATATGATAATCCTAAAAACTTCTCAAGAGCCTTTAAAACGTATTTTAATATAAGTCCTATGGAATATAGAAATGGTCAAGGGAAGGAGAAGAAATAA